The DNA region ATCAGTTATAGTACCGTTTATGGTACCTTGTGATTCTGTTGGTGATGTTTCCAGATTACCTACAAGATCTATAATTGACCCTGGTGTGGTTACTTGGATTTCTATTATAGCTGGTATATAGCCTTGTTTTGTTGCCCTTCCAATGTAATTGCCTAATTCTACGTCAACAAATACAAGTTGCCCGTATTCATTGGTTGAAGTTATACCTACAGGTATCTCTTCGCCTCCATCTAGTTTTAGTAAAGTACATAATACTCCTTCAAGTGGAACATCACTGGTATCATACAAGTGACCTGTGATAGTAGATAGTTGTGCACTAGGGTCGGGTGTAATCGTAGCATCTATATCTATTGTTTGACCTGCAACTATAGAGAATACAGTTACTACATTAAGAAGATAACCGTCTTTAACAATAACAAGATGATATTCTGAACCTGGAGTAATTGCACTAATAGAATAATAACCATTTTCATTATTTAAGGTATGATATAATGGGTCATGATTATTATTTAGGATTTTAACCAATACACCTTCAACGGGATTTCCACCAGGATCATTAATTGTTCCAGATATTGAACCAGTGTTTATATATGGATCTTCTGATAATTGTAAGTCAAGCCTTATTTCTTCGCCAACATTTTCTAGATTAGCTTGCTTAGATTGACCTAGTTTATATAAATCACTCATTTTATTGCCTCCTTTTTTAGTTTTTAGTTGTAATAATGAACCTAATATAAATATATGAGGGTGATAGCAAAAGGTGAGGATAATCATTAACATTAATATACAGAGTAATTATATTTTGATATAATAAAAGAGTTAATGATATTCATTTTCATTAATTAAGCTAATAGTATTTAAAATAATTCTACTAGATAAAATTTATGCAAAAATTATATTTTATGGAGAATATTTCTCTTAAGGAGGTAGAGATGAAAATTAAATCGAAATATATAATTTCCCATTTTGTTATAATAATATGTATCCTATTATTTAGCGGTTGTTATCGAAGTAGTAATTCCAATAAAGTTGTAGTTAATGAAAATATAATCAAATCTGTAGATTTTAGTGTAAGAACTGAATCAACTAATATGAATACATCAGCAAAAGGAACAATATTTATAAGAGGAACCGAACAAATACCAGAAAGCATTCAAATCGTCACATATGTTGATATCGATCCAGATGATTGGGGAGGAGTTATTATCTATATTCCAAAAAAATGGAATGTATCAAGTATTACAAGCAGTTATCCAGAAAATAAACATGAGGCAGAGGCAATACCTAAAGATCATGTAGCGAAATTTAATACTAAATCAGAAAAATATGACTGGTATAGTTATATAGAAATAGGAACAGAGTATAGTTATATACCTACTGGAGGAGGTACAGGAACAGTTATCATTGAATTGGTTGCGGATAAAGATGAAGAAATCTCAGAAACTGATAAATTTAATATTACTGTTTCGGTGGGAAGTAATGAAAAAGATGGTGTGAAAATTCTTGGAACAGATAGTACTCATATTGAAATCCCCTGAAATTACTTGATGAAAGAAGCGAGTATTTTTATCTATGAATACTCGCTAAATTATCTTAGAGGAAACCTCTATTTTTAAGCATATGAAATAGGAGCGTTTCATAACAAAAGTTATCAATTGAAAGATATCACTTAGTGATTATAGGTATCCATATTTCTACACGATAATCATCTGCATTAACGTTACCACCGAAGTATTTCTCAATTGTAGGTAGACAAGCTTGTTTATAAGTACTTTGTGGTAAGAACTCACCATAAATTCTACCCCAAGTATTGCCAAGATTTGGCTGTATTGGACCTATAGATTCAAAAACTAACCAAGTACTCTTAGTAACTTCAATGGTTTTAGTTCCTTCAATAGGTTCATGATTGGTTTCAACACCTACCATATAATCGTTTAGTCCTTCATCATTATAGCCAAAACACATGCCAATAGTAGTAGAATCAACACTAATATTGATAAGTTTGTCAACGGTACCGTCTTCTTTACATTGGTTCCAAAAAGCGGGAACTTTGTTTTCTTCTGAAGTAGAAGTTACTATTTTCCCTACAACCTTAAAACTTTCTTTTTCAACAATATGATAATCCATTTCTATTTCTCCTTCTATTTTAAGTGTAAAGGATAAGCGAGGATAGGATTTCAGTCTAATGTTTTGGTGTTTGGCATTTATGGGTGATGTTCCATGCATTCTTTTGAAAGCTACGCAAAAAGCATCAGATGATGTATAACCATATTTCATAGCGATATCAATGACTTTACAA from Vallitalea longa includes:
- a CDS encoding carboxypeptidase-like regulatory domain-containing protein, whose product is MSDLYKLGQSKQANLENVGEEIRLDLQLSEDPYINTGSISGTINDPGGNPVEGVLVKILNNNHDPLYHTLNNENGYYSISAITPGSEYHLVIVKDGYLLNVVTVFSIVAGQTIDIDATITPDPSAQLSTITGHLYDTSDVPLEGVLCTLLKLDGGEEIPVGITSTNEYGQLVFVDVELGNYIGRATKQGYIPAIIEIQVTTPGSIIDLVGNLETSPTESQGTINGTITDDDGIGIEDAVVILYEVSGDPEDPVLYPVRCTRTIGGGAYLFGDVPQGNYVVKANKES
- a CDS encoding AraC family transcriptional regulator, with the translated sequence MDWIDRLNEAIDYIEKNLDNEISNDVLGKIALCPMGTLQRTFSLMTGITISEYIRRRKLTMAAFDLQSTDCKVIDIAMKYGYTSSDAFCVAFKRMHGTSPINAKHQNIRLKSYPRLSFTLKIEGEIEMDYHIVEKESFKVVGKIVTSTSEENKVPAFWNQCKEDGTVDKLINISVDSTTIGMCFGYNDEGLNDYMVGVETNHEPIEGTKTIEVTKSTWLVFESIGPIQPNLGNTWGRIYGEFLPQSTYKQACLPTIEKYFGGNVNADDYRVEIWIPIITK